Genomic window (Fibrobacter sp. UWB2):
CTACAAAGGAAACCCGTACATGACATAAAAGTTTTATTCCCAATATCTTCTACTTCTTTTAGCGAGACACAATTTATGAATATTTTGGACAAATTTATGGTTTTTGAAAATTTTGCAAACGACCGTTTGCAAAAAACGTCATTTTGCATACTATTGTTTGCAGCGCTAGCCTTTGCTGAAGAGTTCAATATGAACAACATGCCCCCTCCGGAGGCAAGTTTGCACTATTCTGCAGGCACCCTGGAGAAAGGTTCGAGCGTAACCGTAGACATCACTATTCCGGACAAATGGCACGTAAATGCAAACATCGCCGCCGATGAATTTCTGAAGCCTTCGTCCATCGAGATTTCAGCACAGGGAATCCACTTCGGAGAGCCCAAGTGGCCAGAGCCTATCAAGGAATACAGCGAAGCTTTGGACCTTGAAAATCTCGTGTTCAAGGGACATTTCCAGATTTCGCTCCCAATCGACAGTGTCGATGCCGATTATGACAGCCTCACGACACAGGCGACATTCCATTACCAGGCCTGCGACAATTCCATTTGCCTCGCACCATCGCAAGTGACATTTGGCGTGGGGAGTGTGGGGTTTAACAACAAGAGAGCCTCGCGAGATGACGCCGCGGTACCCGCGGCGAAAAGCGCCACGAGCTCTACAGGGAAAACAGCCGAGAAAGCCGCTGAAAATGCCGCCGGGAATGTCGTCAATGCGCCGAGTGCCGCAGGGAATGCGACAGAAGGCGCTGCAGGAACATTCGTTTTGCTATTGTCGGCTCTGTTCGGAGGCTTAATTCTGAACTTGATGCCATGCGTGCTTCCCGTGCTTTCGCTAAAGCTTTTCAGCTTGATCAAGCAGTCTCGTGAGAGCCGCCGGCGCCTGCTTATGCTAGGCGCCACGACAACCCTCGGGATACTTGTGAGTTTCTGGACGCTCGCCGGGGTTGTCGCCGCCGTCAAGGCGGGCGGCGGGAATGCAGGCTGGGGCATGCAATTCCAGAGCGCCGGATTCATCGCGTTCATGGTCGTGATTCTGAGCGCATTTGCGATGAGCTTTTTTGGAGTCTTTGAAATCTGGCTTCCCGGAAGCGCCACCACCAAGATGGACAAGGCCGGGCGCAAGCAGGGCTTTTGGGGCGCATTTTTCACAGGAGCCCTCCTCGTACTTTTGAGCACACCGTGCTCCGCACCGTTTCTCGGTACGGCGATGGGTTTTGCTTTTACCGCATCGACCCCTGTGCTGTTTTTGTTTTTCACAGCGGCAGGCGTAGGACTTGCGCTTCCCTACATGCTCGTAAGCGCGTTTCCGAAAGTCCTGAAAGTTTTCCCGAAACCGGGCGCCTGGATGGTCACGCTCCAGAAAATCATGGGCGTTCTCTTGCTCGGCACTGTCGTATGGCTCCTGTGGGTCGTGCATGAACAAGCCGGAAACGTCGGCGTCGGCATCTTCGCCGCCATTTCGCTCTTGAGCATCGCCATGAGCTTTGCGATAGGGAACATCGCCCCGCCGGGCGTCGCGTTTTCTCGCGAAGTACTCTCCGTTGGCGGATCTGTCGTGATTCTTGCAGTCATCTGGTTTGCATTTGCATCGCCAAAATTCGAAGCCGAAGTCGATGCGATTTTCAAGGCAAGGTCAGTACAGCTCGTCACCGAAGATGGCTGGTACCGCTACACGCCGGAACTCATTGAAGAATTTGCGAAGTCTGGCCGTACCGTATTCATTGACGCTACTGCCGACTGGTGCCTCACCTGCAAGGCAAACGAAGCTGCCGTCCTCAACCGCGATGATTTCAAACACGCCATGGACAGTCTGAATGTCGCCCGTGTTAAGGCTGACTGGACACGCGAAACACCCGAAGTTACCGCACTCCTGCGCAGTATGGGCAAGTCCGGCGTCCCCGCCTATGCTATCTACCCCGCAGGCGATGCAAGCAAGCAAATCGTGCTCCCGGAACTCCTCACGACCGACGCGATTGTGGAGAAGATTGTAACTAGCAATTAGTTATTGGTCGTTAGTTATTTGTGCCCCGACATCCGTCGGGGATTTTTTATGAGTCATCCTGAGCAGTGTTAACTGCGAAGGATCCAGTTAAGTCTTGATGCAAAAAAAGGTGGCTTGAGGCCACCTTTTGATTTTTTGAAATAATGGATTCCCTCCCAAACGTAGATACGAGAAATGATGGTTCCCCTACGCTACGCTCCGAGGATGACAGGGTCGAGAATGACAACAGAGGCAAGGACGACACTACTAAATTAAACTCTCTTGCCTTCGCGCTTGTAGCGTTCGATGCATTCCTGGTAGAAGTCGAATGTCTGCTTGGCAATCGTCTTCCAGCTGAACACGTCAATAGCGCGTTTGCGGCTGACTTCGCCCATTTTCTTGGCAAGTTCCGGATTCTCAAGAATCTTGTTAAGCTTGTTCGCAAAGTCCGTCTGGAAAGCCTTCGGGTCTGCCGGTTCAAAGTTCGTCTCGGACACAGCCTTGAGCGGTACGAGGTAACCCGTTTCGCCATCGACGATGATTTCCGGAATGCCACCGACTGCAGAGCCAACGACCGGTGTTCCGCAGCTCATGGCTTCGAGATTGATAATGCCGAACGGTTCATAAAGCGACGGCGTTGCAAACACAGTTGCGTGGCTATAGAGCACGCGAAGTTCCGTATGCGGTACAGCATCCTGAATCCACACGACGCCATCACGCGTCTTCTGGACTTCTTCAATCAAGCGCTTGCATTCGTCAGCAAGTTCCTGCGTATCCGGCGCACCGGCGCAAAGTACCACCTGAGCGTTCTTGTCGATTTGCGGGATAGCCTGAATGAGCTGGCTAATGCCCTTCTGGCGCGTAATGCGGCCCACAAAGAGCACGAACGGACGCTTCGGATCCACGCCCCACTTCTTCAAGATTTCTTCATCAAACGTCGGCTTGTAAAAGTCTGGATCGATGCCGTTGTAGATAACCTTCACGCGGTCTTCCGGCACGCCATAAAGCTTCATCACGTCGCGCTTCATGCCTTCGCTCACTGCAATCACGCCGTCTGCGGCTTCGTAAGCGGTGCGTTCAATCCAGCAGCTCATGTTATAGCCGCCGTCACCAAGCTGTTCGGCCTTCCACGGACGGTGCGGTTCGAGCGAGTGCGTTGTAAGAATCAGCGGGCACTGCAAAAGGCGACTTGCGACTACGCCACCAAAATGGCTGTACCACGTATGGCAATGAATCACATCGATATCCTTGAGCGAGGACATCCACTGCAAATTAATATCGAGCGGCTTCAAGATTTTCTTGAAACGTTCATCAGCCGGATTGTGTTCTAGCTTCTGGCTAAAACCGATGGCTCGGATATTGTCTGCATCGTCATTCTGCGGACCAAAGCAACGTGCTTCGATGTGGCAGAGCTTGGAAAGTTCCTGGCTCAGGAACTTGACGTGAATACCTGCACCGCCATAGATTTCTGGCGGAAACTCGTTAGTAAGGATAGCAGCGTTCATAATACAGCAAACAGTGTTTAGTGGACAGGGGTTCGGTGAATGTCCGCAAACTGTTCTCGTGAATAATTATAAAAAATTGTATATGGAGATGCCCGCTCGAAGGCGGGCATGACAATAATATTTGCGGGCATGACAAGCATAAAACAAACACCTCGACCATAAAGATCGAGGCGCTTGGTGTTTGGAGTGTTTAGAATGAAATATTAGAAGTTCTTGCAGGTGCCTTTCCAGCGGCCACGTTCACCGATGATTTCACCATTGATGTAACGGCCGCTCGTACCGACGAAATCAGCCTTGCGGAAGTCTTCACCACCGAGGTGCCAACGCATCCATGCAACCGTTGCAGCCATGCCGCCCCACGGACCAGAACCATGGCCCCAGCCGCATTCGCCCTGCTGGCATTCATTGCCCTGACC
Coding sequences:
- a CDS encoding thioredoxin family protein translates to MNNMPPPEASLHYSAGTLEKGSSVTVDITIPDKWHVNANIAADEFLKPSSIEISAQGIHFGEPKWPEPIKEYSEALDLENLVFKGHFQISLPIDSVDADYDSLTTQATFHYQACDNSICLAPSQVTFGVGSVGFNNKRASRDDAAVPAAKSATSSTGKTAEKAAENAAGNVVNAPSAAGNATEGAAGTFVLLLSALFGGLILNLMPCVLPVLSLKLFSLIKQSRESRRRLLMLGATTTLGILVSFWTLAGVVAAVKAGGGNAGWGMQFQSAGFIAFMVVILSAFAMSFFGVFEIWLPGSATTKMDKAGRKQGFWGAFFTGALLVLLSTPCSAPFLGTAMGFAFTASTPVLFLFFTAAGVGLALPYMLVSAFPKVLKVFPKPGAWMVTLQKIMGVLLLGTVVWLLWVVHEQAGNVGVGIFAAISLLSIAMSFAIGNIAPPGVAFSREVLSVGGSVVILAVIWFAFASPKFEAEVDAIFKARSVQLVTEDGWYRYTPELIEEFAKSGRTVFIDATADWCLTCKANEAAVLNRDDFKHAMDSLNVARVKADWTRETPEVTALLRSMGKSGVPAYAIYPAGDASKQIVLPELLTTDAIVEKIVTSN
- the glgA gene encoding glycogen synthase, which encodes MNAAILTNEFPPEIYGGAGIHVKFLSQELSKLCHIEARCFGPQNDDADNIRAIGFSQKLEHNPADERFKKILKPLDINLQWMSSLKDIDVIHCHTWYSHFGGVVASRLLQCPLILTTHSLEPHRPWKAEQLGDGGYNMSCWIERTAYEAADGVIAVSEGMKRDVMKLYGVPEDRVKVIYNGIDPDFYKPTFDEEILKKWGVDPKRPFVLFVGRITRQKGISQLIQAIPQIDKNAQVVLCAGAPDTQELADECKRLIEEVQKTRDGVVWIQDAVPHTELRVLYSHATVFATPSLYEPFGIINLEAMSCGTPVVGSAVGGIPEIIVDGETGYLVPLKAVSETNFEPADPKAFQTDFANKLNKILENPELAKKMGEVSRKRAIDVFSWKTIAKQTFDFYQECIERYKREGKRV